One window of the Pseudofrankia sp. DC12 genome contains the following:
- a CDS encoding nuclear transport factor 2 family protein, with product MSNDTEPEQVLQRYLDALVAGDIDTIRDSFAEDATWTVKADLPTAGPWHGRDQIVDDFLSAVMGERFEAGSHVFTFPTIIAHGDTVALEWHVSARNTTGEPYENDYCGIFVIRDGKITAVREYLDSRYAARVLFPDLD from the coding sequence ATGAGCAACGACACTGAACCCGAGCAGGTCCTCCAGCGCTACCTGGACGCGCTCGTCGCCGGAGACATCGACACGATCCGCGACAGCTTTGCTGAGGACGCCACGTGGACCGTCAAGGCCGATCTACCGACCGCGGGACCCTGGCACGGCCGAGACCAGATCGTCGATGACTTCCTGTCCGCGGTGATGGGCGAGCGGTTCGAGGCCGGCAGTCACGTTTTCACGTTCCCGACCATAATCGCACACGGCGACACCGTCGCTCTGGAGTGGCACGTCTCGGCCCGCAACACCACCGGCGAACCCTACGAGAACGACTACTGCGGCATCTTCGTCATCCGCGACGGCAAGATCACCGCAGTACGCGAGTACCTCGACAGCCGCTACGCCGCCAGAGTGCTCTTTCCCGACCTCGACTAA
- a CDS encoding helix-turn-helix transcriptional regulator, whose amino-acid sequence MATSGGPTVRRRRLGSELRRLREAAGVSVDQVCDLLRCSVSKVSRLENGRVPVRTRDVQDLLSLYGVHDDERREALLALARESRRHGWWHDYHDVVPAWFEIYIGLEEDAASISVYESQLVHGLLQTADYARHVIRAEAPESPDDEVERKVALRLDRQGRLTGENPPRLWVILDEAVLRRPVGGPVVMRGQLEWLRKQAELPNVTIQALPFAVGAHAGLGSTFSILGFPDSGDHDVVYIEEAAGSLYLERASEIRRYRVKLDYLMASALSPEESIQMISSIAEEMK is encoded by the coding sequence ATGGCGACCAGCGGCGGTCCCACGGTGCGCAGGCGCCGCCTCGGCTCCGAGCTGCGCCGGCTGCGGGAGGCCGCGGGCGTCTCCGTCGACCAGGTGTGTGACCTGCTGCGCTGTTCGGTGTCCAAGGTCAGCCGGCTGGAGAACGGCCGGGTACCGGTGCGCACCCGGGACGTGCAGGACCTGCTCAGCCTCTACGGGGTGCACGACGACGAGCGCCGGGAGGCCTTGTTGGCACTGGCCCGCGAGTCCCGCAGGCACGGCTGGTGGCACGACTACCACGACGTCGTGCCGGCCTGGTTCGAGATCTACATCGGCCTGGAGGAGGACGCGGCCTCGATCAGCGTCTACGAGTCCCAGCTGGTGCACGGGTTGTTGCAGACGGCCGACTATGCCCGGCATGTGATCCGCGCCGAGGCCCCGGAGAGCCCGGACGACGAGGTCGAGCGGAAGGTCGCGCTGCGGCTGGACCGCCAGGGCCGGCTGACCGGGGAGAACCCACCCCGTCTGTGGGTAATCCTCGACGAGGCGGTGCTGCGCCGCCCGGTCGGTGGCCCAGTTGTCATGCGCGGTCAGCTGGAATGGCTGCGCAAACAGGCGGAGCTTCCCAACGTGACGATCCAGGCGCTCCCGTTCGCGGTCGGGGCACACGCCGGACTAGGTAGTACATTCTCCATTTTGGGCTTTCCGGACTCCGGCGACCACGACGTGGTCTATATCGAGGAGGCGGCCGGAAGCCTCTACCTGGAACGTGCTTCGGAAATCCGACGCTATAGAGTGAAGCTCGACTACCTGATGGCCTCTGCGCTGAGTCCGGAGGAGTCGATTCAGATGATTTCATCCATAGCGGAGGAAATGAAGTGA
- a CDS encoding NYN domain-containing protein → MAERIVAGRRFGGELTSVRVYRGRPSPDHQQAAARASDRQADQWERDPRVTVVRRQLRYPKDWPVEPAQEKGIDVALAVDFVRLACENTYDVGILFSRDTDLVPALEAVRDLESGLVHVEVASWTGASRIRFPDSQVPWCHYLDADDYEACRDDTDYTLI, encoded by the coding sequence GTGGCTGAGCGGATCGTCGCCGGTCGGCGCTTCGGCGGTGAGTTGACGTCCGTCCGTGTCTACCGTGGCCGTCCGAGCCCGGATCATCAGCAGGCGGCTGCCAGGGCCAGCGACAGGCAGGCGGACCAGTGGGAACGTGACCCAAGGGTGACGGTGGTACGTCGACAGTTGCGGTACCCGAAGGACTGGCCGGTTGAGCCTGCCCAGGAGAAGGGCATCGATGTGGCACTGGCTGTCGACTTCGTACGTCTCGCGTGCGAGAACACCTACGACGTCGGCATCCTGTTCAGCCGTGACACCGACCTGGTACCTGCCCTGGAAGCAGTTCGCGACCTCGAATCCGGCCTTGTCCACGTCGAGGTCGCCAGCTGGACTGGCGCGAGCCGGATCCGCTTCCCTGATTCGCAGGTTCCGTGGTGCCACTACCTGGATGCCGACGACTACGAGGCTTGCCGCGACGACACTGATTACACGCTGATCTGA
- a CDS encoding DUF397 domain-containing protein, with translation MNKYEKPSLAGVETARLSWRASSYSNGAGGMCVEVAPLGHGMVVRDSKNPAGAVLAFSAAEWDAFLAGARDGEFDLRSVTA, from the coding sequence GTGAACAAATACGAGAAGCCGTCTCTCGCCGGTGTGGAGACTGCCCGGCTGAGCTGGCGGGCCAGCAGCTACAGCAACGGTGCCGGAGGCATGTGCGTCGAGGTGGCGCCGCTCGGTCACGGCATGGTGGTGCGGGACTCGAAGAACCCGGCGGGCGCCGTCCTGGCGTTCTCGGCCGCCGAGTGGGACGCGTTCCTCGCGGGCGCGCGCGATGGCGAGTTCGACCTGCGTTCGGTGACCGCCTGA
- a CDS encoding DUF2461 domain-containing protein, protein MSEFTGFPTEALIFFEGLEADNSKAYWTDHRATYETAVRGPMLALLAALGPEFGEPHVFRPYRDVRFSKDKSPYKTAIGAHCERGGYVQVSASGLMAASGYWRTAPDQVERLRAAIADDLRGPGLEDIVARLRADGCEVSGDQLRTRPRGYAADHPRVELLRYKTLTAHRGFGEPSWLGEPACAEHVASAWREMRLLTDWLDEQVGASRLPESRRR, encoded by the coding sequence ATGTCCGAGTTCACGGGGTTTCCCACCGAGGCGTTGATCTTCTTTGAGGGGCTCGAGGCGGACAACAGCAAGGCGTACTGGACGGATCACCGGGCGACCTACGAGACAGCCGTGCGCGGCCCGATGCTGGCCCTGCTGGCGGCGCTCGGGCCGGAGTTCGGCGAGCCGCACGTGTTCCGGCCGTATCGCGACGTCCGGTTCTCCAAGGACAAGTCGCCGTACAAGACGGCGATCGGCGCCCATTGCGAGCGGGGCGGCTACGTCCAGGTGTCGGCGAGCGGTCTGATGGCCGCGTCCGGGTACTGGCGGACCGCGCCGGACCAGGTCGAACGCCTCCGGGCGGCGATCGCGGATGACCTGCGCGGTCCCGGCCTGGAGGACATCGTCGCGCGGCTGCGGGCCGACGGCTGCGAGGTGTCGGGCGACCAGCTGCGGACCCGGCCGCGTGGATATGCCGCTGATCATCCACGCGTCGAGCTGCTGAGATACAAGACGCTCACCGCCCACCGCGGTTTCGGCGAGCCGTCGTGGTTGGGCGAGCCGGCCTGCGCCGAGCACGTGGCGTCGGCCTGGCGGGAGATGCGGTTGCTGACCGACTGGCTCGACGAGCAGGTCGGCGCCTCCCGGCTGCCCGAGTCCCGCCGACGCTGA